One window of the Trifolium pratense cultivar HEN17-A07 linkage group LG2, ARS_RC_1.1, whole genome shotgun sequence genome contains the following:
- the LOC123907979 gene encoding ranBP2-type zinc finger protein At1g67325 isoform X2 has product MSQVDSRNSSAVKRARTDGSRREDDWTCPSCGNVNFSFRTTCNMRNCTQPRPADHNSKPAVKPLQAPQAYSAAAPYLGANPPPSIYLGVPPYGPSLFNGSPVPPPYEVPFSGGSAYHYNYGGRLSAGSPYRPLHLSAPVPYTSGSMVGNGGIYAMPQLLDRYGLGVPIGPGAMGTRPGFFRDDKSQKKGADSTRDNDWACPKCGNVNFSFRTVCNMRKCNTPKPGSQASKSDKNSKQKMPEGSWKCEKCNNINYPFRTKCNRQNCGADKPADSEKSPSSSPDQNDQ; this is encoded by the exons ATGTCTCAG GTTGATAGCAGAAATTCTTCAGCTGTTAAGCGTGCCAGGACTGATG GTAGTCGCAGGGAAGATGATTGGACATGTCCCAGCTGTGGTAATGTCAATTTCTCTTTTAGGACAACCTGCAATATGCGTAACTGCACCCAACCGAGGCCCGCTGATCATAATTCG AAACCTGCTGTCAAGCCTCTACAAGCTCCACAGGCCTACTCAGCAGCAGCTCCTTATTTAGGCGCCAATCCTCCCCCCTCAATATATCTTGGTGTCCCACCATACGGTCCGTCTTTATTCAATGGATCACCTGTTCCTCCTCCCTATGAGGTTCCATTTTCTGGAGGATCAGCCTATCACTACAATTATGGAGGTCGTCTTTCTGCTGGCAGTCCGTATAGACCATTGCATCTATCAGCACCAGTACCATACACAAGTGGATCCATGGTGGGAAACG GTGGGATCTATGCCATGCCCCAGCTATTGGATCGCTATGGCCTCGGTGTCCCTATTGGACCTGGAGCAATG GGCACTAGGCCAGGATTTTTTCGCGATGACAAGTCTCAGAAAAAGGGAGCCG ATTCAACTCGTGACAATGATTGGGCATGTCCAAAATGTGGCAACGTCAATTTCTCATTTAGAACTGTTTGTAACATGAGAAAGTGCAACACTCCCAAACCTGGGTCTCAG GCCTCAAAGTCTGACAAGAACTCTA AGCAAAAGATGCCCGAGGGAAGCTGGAAGTGTGAAAAATGTAATAACATAAATTACCCGTTCCGAACAAAGTGCAACAGACAGAACTGTGGTGCTGACAAGCCAGCTGATTCGGAAAAATCTCCCTCATCATCTCCAGATCAAAATGATCAG TGA
- the LOC123909648 gene encoding squamosa promoter-binding-like protein 12 isoform X2, whose product MEWNAKSPGQWDWENLFLLNSKATENHRLQSTDWSAETDREINVGVLFPSGDNGYSMSKLAHGSSSRSSKSPSNNSSSNGESKTSMLTQEGSQDNSTGKKELSKGDPFETSPAAEPLLTLKLGKRFYFEDVCPETHSKKASSSAVPLSCKKKGKSKSPDLLQPSCQVEGCGLDLSSAKEYHRKHRVCESHAKSPMVVVAGLELRFCQQCSRFHSVSEFDDKKRSCRRRLSDHNARRRKPPPEAVQLNPSALHSSPYGITLKNRRQIMGSFDFSRTATNLPWQGILSSKLPQTKDFMLKPPKATFNKIVTMLSDDSNGHLASKGTGSKSTFPDQATLSDPNATQDVNRALSLLSTNSWGAYDTKSLSLDHSNRTTGTTQSITHTISQRSPFPSSEYWHTDQQHTNSSTCISFSGYDNSSRFQDFQLFNAPFESSFPCSQLD is encoded by the exons ATGGAGTGGAACGCGAAATCTCCCGGGCAATGGGACTGGGAAAACTTGTTCTTGTTGAATTCAAAGGCAACAGAAAATCACAGGTTACAGTCTACTGATTGGAGTGCGGAGACAGACCGAGAAATCAATGTCGGAGTGTTGTTTCCATCAGGTGATAATGGTTATTCCATGTCGAAACTAGCACACGGTTCATCCTCGAGGAGCTCAAAATCTCCTTCCAATAATTCATCATCAAATGGAGAAAGCAAGACCTCTATGTTAACTCAAGAAGGTTCTCAAGACAATTCCACCGGTAAGAAAGAATTGTCTAAAGGAGATCCATTTGAAACTTCTCCAGCAGCAGAACCATTGCTCACACTAAAGCTTGGTAAAAGATTCTACTTTGAGGATGTTTGCCCTGAAACTCATTCCAAGAAAGCCTCTTCCTCTGCGGTTCCGCTTTCATGCAAAAAGAAAGGTAAATCGAAAAGTCCGGACTTACTACAGCCAAGCTGCCAGGTGGAAGGCTGTGGCCTTGACCTATCTTCTGCTAAAGAGTACCATCGAAAACATCGTGTATGTGAAAGTCATGCCAAATCACCTATGGTGGTTGTAGCCGGTTTAGAGCTACGATTTTGCCAGCAATGTAGCAG GTTCCATTCTGTGTCAGAGTttgatgataaaaaaagaaGCTGCAGACGACGTCTTTCAGATCACAATGCAAGGCGCCGCAAACCTCCGCCTGAAGCAGTGCAACTGAATCCATCAGCTCTGCATTCTTCACCCTATGGTATAACTCTCAAGA ATCGGAGGCAAATAATGGGCTCGTTCGATTTTTCAAGGACTGCTACAAATTTACCATGGCAAGGCATACTAAGTAGCAAGCTCCCCCAAACAAAAGATTTTATGCTCAAACCTCCAAAAGCCACCTTCAACAAGATTGTCACTATGCTTTCTGATGATTCCAATGGCCATCTTGCATCCAAAGGCACAGGATCCAAGAGTACATTTCCAG ATCAAGCTACCTTGTCTGATCCAAATGCTACACAAGATGTTAACCGTGCTCTCTCTCTTCTGTCAACCAATTCATGGGGTGCATATGATACCAAGTCCCTCTCCCTCGATCACTCCAACCGAACAACCGGTACTACTCAGTCTATAACACACACAATTTCTCAGCGCTCTCCATTTCCGTCGTCCGAATACTGGCACACTGATCAGCAACACACCAACTCCAGCACCTGTATCTCATTCTCAGGTTACGACAATAGCAGTCGCTTTCAAGACTTTCAGCTTTTCAATGCACCCTTTGAGTCAAGTTTCCCTTGCAGCCAGCTGGATTAA
- the LOC123909648 gene encoding squamosa promoter-binding-like protein 12 isoform X3, whose protein sequence is MEWNAKSPGQWDWENLFLLNSKATENHRLQSTDWSAETDREINVGVLFPSGDNGYSMSKLAHGSSSRSSKSPSNNSSSNGESKTSMLTQEGSQDNSTGKKELSKGDPFETSPAAEPLLTLKLGKRFYFEDVCPETHSKKASSSAVPLSCKKKGKSKSPDLLQPSCQVEGCGLDLSSAKEYHRKHRVCESHAKSPMVVVAGLELRFCQQCSRFHSVSEFDDKKRSCRRRLSDHNARRRKPPPEAVQLNPSALHSSPYDRRQIMGSFDFSRTATNLPWQGILSSKLPQTKDFMLKPPKATFNKIVTMLSDDSNGHLASKGTGSKSTFPEDQATLSDPNATQDVNRALSLLSTNSWGAYDTKSLSLDHSNRTTGTTQSITHTISQRSPFPSSEYWHTDQQHTNSSTCISFSGYDNSSRFQDFQLFNAPFESSFPCSQLD, encoded by the exons ATGGAGTGGAACGCGAAATCTCCCGGGCAATGGGACTGGGAAAACTTGTTCTTGTTGAATTCAAAGGCAACAGAAAATCACAGGTTACAGTCTACTGATTGGAGTGCGGAGACAGACCGAGAAATCAATGTCGGAGTGTTGTTTCCATCAGGTGATAATGGTTATTCCATGTCGAAACTAGCACACGGTTCATCCTCGAGGAGCTCAAAATCTCCTTCCAATAATTCATCATCAAATGGAGAAAGCAAGACCTCTATGTTAACTCAAGAAGGTTCTCAAGACAATTCCACCGGTAAGAAAGAATTGTCTAAAGGAGATCCATTTGAAACTTCTCCAGCAGCAGAACCATTGCTCACACTAAAGCTTGGTAAAAGATTCTACTTTGAGGATGTTTGCCCTGAAACTCATTCCAAGAAAGCCTCTTCCTCTGCGGTTCCGCTTTCATGCAAAAAGAAAGGTAAATCGAAAAGTCCGGACTTACTACAGCCAAGCTGCCAGGTGGAAGGCTGTGGCCTTGACCTATCTTCTGCTAAAGAGTACCATCGAAAACATCGTGTATGTGAAAGTCATGCCAAATCACCTATGGTGGTTGTAGCCGGTTTAGAGCTACGATTTTGCCAGCAATGTAGCAG GTTCCATTCTGTGTCAGAGTttgatgataaaaaaagaaGCTGCAGACGACGTCTTTCAGATCACAATGCAAGGCGCCGCAAACCTCCGCCTGAAGCAGTGCAACTGAATCCATCAGCTCTGCATTCTTCACCCTATG ATCGGAGGCAAATAATGGGCTCGTTCGATTTTTCAAGGACTGCTACAAATTTACCATGGCAAGGCATACTAAGTAGCAAGCTCCCCCAAACAAAAGATTTTATGCTCAAACCTCCAAAAGCCACCTTCAACAAGATTGTCACTATGCTTTCTGATGATTCCAATGGCCATCTTGCATCCAAAGGCACAGGATCCAAGAGTACATTTCCAG AAGATCAAGCTACCTTGTCTGATCCAAATGCTACACAAGATGTTAACCGTGCTCTCTCTCTTCTGTCAACCAATTCATGGGGTGCATATGATACCAAGTCCCTCTCCCTCGATCACTCCAACCGAACAACCGGTACTACTCAGTCTATAACACACACAATTTCTCAGCGCTCTCCATTTCCGTCGTCCGAATACTGGCACACTGATCAGCAACACACCAACTCCAGCACCTGTATCTCATTCTCAGGTTACGACAATAGCAGTCGCTTTCAAGACTTTCAGCTTTTCAATGCACCCTTTGAGTCAAGTTTCCCTTGCAGCCAGCTGGATTAA
- the LOC123909648 gene encoding squamosa promoter-binding-like protein 12 isoform X1, giving the protein MEWNAKSPGQWDWENLFLLNSKATENHRLQSTDWSAETDREINVGVLFPSGDNGYSMSKLAHGSSSRSSKSPSNNSSSNGESKTSMLTQEGSQDNSTGKKELSKGDPFETSPAAEPLLTLKLGKRFYFEDVCPETHSKKASSSAVPLSCKKKGKSKSPDLLQPSCQVEGCGLDLSSAKEYHRKHRVCESHAKSPMVVVAGLELRFCQQCSRFHSVSEFDDKKRSCRRRLSDHNARRRKPPPEAVQLNPSALHSSPYGITLKNRRQIMGSFDFSRTATNLPWQGILSSKLPQTKDFMLKPPKATFNKIVTMLSDDSNGHLASKGTGSKSTFPEDQATLSDPNATQDVNRALSLLSTNSWGAYDTKSLSLDHSNRTTGTTQSITHTISQRSPFPSSEYWHTDQQHTNSSTCISFSGYDNSSRFQDFQLFNAPFESSFPCSQLD; this is encoded by the exons ATGGAGTGGAACGCGAAATCTCCCGGGCAATGGGACTGGGAAAACTTGTTCTTGTTGAATTCAAAGGCAACAGAAAATCACAGGTTACAGTCTACTGATTGGAGTGCGGAGACAGACCGAGAAATCAATGTCGGAGTGTTGTTTCCATCAGGTGATAATGGTTATTCCATGTCGAAACTAGCACACGGTTCATCCTCGAGGAGCTCAAAATCTCCTTCCAATAATTCATCATCAAATGGAGAAAGCAAGACCTCTATGTTAACTCAAGAAGGTTCTCAAGACAATTCCACCGGTAAGAAAGAATTGTCTAAAGGAGATCCATTTGAAACTTCTCCAGCAGCAGAACCATTGCTCACACTAAAGCTTGGTAAAAGATTCTACTTTGAGGATGTTTGCCCTGAAACTCATTCCAAGAAAGCCTCTTCCTCTGCGGTTCCGCTTTCATGCAAAAAGAAAGGTAAATCGAAAAGTCCGGACTTACTACAGCCAAGCTGCCAGGTGGAAGGCTGTGGCCTTGACCTATCTTCTGCTAAAGAGTACCATCGAAAACATCGTGTATGTGAAAGTCATGCCAAATCACCTATGGTGGTTGTAGCCGGTTTAGAGCTACGATTTTGCCAGCAATGTAGCAG GTTCCATTCTGTGTCAGAGTttgatgataaaaaaagaaGCTGCAGACGACGTCTTTCAGATCACAATGCAAGGCGCCGCAAACCTCCGCCTGAAGCAGTGCAACTGAATCCATCAGCTCTGCATTCTTCACCCTATGGTATAACTCTCAAGA ATCGGAGGCAAATAATGGGCTCGTTCGATTTTTCAAGGACTGCTACAAATTTACCATGGCAAGGCATACTAAGTAGCAAGCTCCCCCAAACAAAAGATTTTATGCTCAAACCTCCAAAAGCCACCTTCAACAAGATTGTCACTATGCTTTCTGATGATTCCAATGGCCATCTTGCATCCAAAGGCACAGGATCCAAGAGTACATTTCCAG AAGATCAAGCTACCTTGTCTGATCCAAATGCTACACAAGATGTTAACCGTGCTCTCTCTCTTCTGTCAACCAATTCATGGGGTGCATATGATACCAAGTCCCTCTCCCTCGATCACTCCAACCGAACAACCGGTACTACTCAGTCTATAACACACACAATTTCTCAGCGCTCTCCATTTCCGTCGTCCGAATACTGGCACACTGATCAGCAACACACCAACTCCAGCACCTGTATCTCATTCTCAGGTTACGACAATAGCAGTCGCTTTCAAGACTTTCAGCTTTTCAATGCACCCTTTGAGTCAAGTTTCCCTTGCAGCCAGCTGGATTAA
- the LOC123909648 gene encoding squamosa promoter-binding-like protein 12 isoform X4 has translation MEWNAKSPGQWDWENLFLLNSKATENHRLQSTDWSAETDREINVGVLFPSGDNGYSMSKLAHGSSSRSSKSPSNNSSSNGESKTSMLTQEGSQDNSTGKKELSKGDPFETSPAAEPLLTLKLGKRFYFEDVCPETHSKKASSSAVPLSCKKKGKSKSPDLLQPSCQVEGCGLDLSSAKEYHRKHRVCESHAKSPMVVVAGLELRFCQQCSRFHSVSEFDDKKRSCRRRLSDHNARRRKPPPEAVQLNPSALHSSPYDRRQIMGSFDFSRTATNLPWQGILSSKLPQTKDFMLKPPKATFNKIVTMLSDDSNGHLASKGTGSKSTFPDQATLSDPNATQDVNRALSLLSTNSWGAYDTKSLSLDHSNRTTGTTQSITHTISQRSPFPSSEYWHTDQQHTNSSTCISFSGYDNSSRFQDFQLFNAPFESSFPCSQLD, from the exons ATGGAGTGGAACGCGAAATCTCCCGGGCAATGGGACTGGGAAAACTTGTTCTTGTTGAATTCAAAGGCAACAGAAAATCACAGGTTACAGTCTACTGATTGGAGTGCGGAGACAGACCGAGAAATCAATGTCGGAGTGTTGTTTCCATCAGGTGATAATGGTTATTCCATGTCGAAACTAGCACACGGTTCATCCTCGAGGAGCTCAAAATCTCCTTCCAATAATTCATCATCAAATGGAGAAAGCAAGACCTCTATGTTAACTCAAGAAGGTTCTCAAGACAATTCCACCGGTAAGAAAGAATTGTCTAAAGGAGATCCATTTGAAACTTCTCCAGCAGCAGAACCATTGCTCACACTAAAGCTTGGTAAAAGATTCTACTTTGAGGATGTTTGCCCTGAAACTCATTCCAAGAAAGCCTCTTCCTCTGCGGTTCCGCTTTCATGCAAAAAGAAAGGTAAATCGAAAAGTCCGGACTTACTACAGCCAAGCTGCCAGGTGGAAGGCTGTGGCCTTGACCTATCTTCTGCTAAAGAGTACCATCGAAAACATCGTGTATGTGAAAGTCATGCCAAATCACCTATGGTGGTTGTAGCCGGTTTAGAGCTACGATTTTGCCAGCAATGTAGCAG GTTCCATTCTGTGTCAGAGTttgatgataaaaaaagaaGCTGCAGACGACGTCTTTCAGATCACAATGCAAGGCGCCGCAAACCTCCGCCTGAAGCAGTGCAACTGAATCCATCAGCTCTGCATTCTTCACCCTATG ATCGGAGGCAAATAATGGGCTCGTTCGATTTTTCAAGGACTGCTACAAATTTACCATGGCAAGGCATACTAAGTAGCAAGCTCCCCCAAACAAAAGATTTTATGCTCAAACCTCCAAAAGCCACCTTCAACAAGATTGTCACTATGCTTTCTGATGATTCCAATGGCCATCTTGCATCCAAAGGCACAGGATCCAAGAGTACATTTCCAG ATCAAGCTACCTTGTCTGATCCAAATGCTACACAAGATGTTAACCGTGCTCTCTCTCTTCTGTCAACCAATTCATGGGGTGCATATGATACCAAGTCCCTCTCCCTCGATCACTCCAACCGAACAACCGGTACTACTCAGTCTATAACACACACAATTTCTCAGCGCTCTCCATTTCCGTCGTCCGAATACTGGCACACTGATCAGCAACACACCAACTCCAGCACCTGTATCTCATTCTCAGGTTACGACAATAGCAGTCGCTTTCAAGACTTTCAGCTTTTCAATGCACCCTTTGAGTCAAGTTTCCCTTGCAGCCAGCTGGATTAA
- the LOC123907979 gene encoding ranBP2-type zinc finger protein At1g67325 isoform X1 → MSQVDSRNSSAVKRARTDGSRREDDWTCPSCGNVNFSFRTTCNMRNCTQPRPADHNSKPAVKPLQAPQAYSAAAPYLGANPPPSIYLGVPPYGPSLFNGSPVPPPYEVPFSGGSAYHYNYGGRLSAGSPYRPLHLSAPVPYTSGSMVGNGGIYAMPQLLDRYGLGVPIGPGAMQGTRPGFFRDDKSQKKGADSTRDNDWACPKCGNVNFSFRTVCNMRKCNTPKPGSQASKSDKNSKQKMPEGSWKCEKCNNINYPFRTKCNRQNCGADKPADSEKSPSSSPDQNDQ, encoded by the exons ATGTCTCAG GTTGATAGCAGAAATTCTTCAGCTGTTAAGCGTGCCAGGACTGATG GTAGTCGCAGGGAAGATGATTGGACATGTCCCAGCTGTGGTAATGTCAATTTCTCTTTTAGGACAACCTGCAATATGCGTAACTGCACCCAACCGAGGCCCGCTGATCATAATTCG AAACCTGCTGTCAAGCCTCTACAAGCTCCACAGGCCTACTCAGCAGCAGCTCCTTATTTAGGCGCCAATCCTCCCCCCTCAATATATCTTGGTGTCCCACCATACGGTCCGTCTTTATTCAATGGATCACCTGTTCCTCCTCCCTATGAGGTTCCATTTTCTGGAGGATCAGCCTATCACTACAATTATGGAGGTCGTCTTTCTGCTGGCAGTCCGTATAGACCATTGCATCTATCAGCACCAGTACCATACACAAGTGGATCCATGGTGGGAAACG GTGGGATCTATGCCATGCCCCAGCTATTGGATCGCTATGGCCTCGGTGTCCCTATTGGACCTGGAGCAATG CAGGGCACTAGGCCAGGATTTTTTCGCGATGACAAGTCTCAGAAAAAGGGAGCCG ATTCAACTCGTGACAATGATTGGGCATGTCCAAAATGTGGCAACGTCAATTTCTCATTTAGAACTGTTTGTAACATGAGAAAGTGCAACACTCCCAAACCTGGGTCTCAG GCCTCAAAGTCTGACAAGAACTCTA AGCAAAAGATGCCCGAGGGAAGCTGGAAGTGTGAAAAATGTAATAACATAAATTACCCGTTCCGAACAAAGTGCAACAGACAGAACTGTGGTGCTGACAAGCCAGCTGATTCGGAAAAATCTCCCTCATCATCTCCAGATCAAAATGATCAG TGA